The following coding sequences are from one Lolium rigidum isolate FL_2022 chromosome 6, APGP_CSIRO_Lrig_0.1, whole genome shotgun sequence window:
- the LOC124668098 gene encoding uncharacterized protein LOC124668098, with product MEDRDHQNLPESWDDYVAVVDEEEGDEDGGGFTFPALPFAADGSIVPVYPIFGRPPSPPSPPAPETATVRLPLGRLLLEERDFRARQRDAERPPPAPPDEEGGELEGVAPESYCLWAPGQSAPASPRVCRKSGSTGSVLRWRSISDRFVGRSHSDGKEKFVFLSAGSGSGPPKQDEKGDSGRKDDGAVSVGDRGRSYYSKGAGGGGGGGGAAGRRRSYLPYKQELVGLFANVSGLRRSYPPF from the coding sequence ATGGAGGACAGAGACCACCAGAACCTCCCGGAATCTTGGGATGACTACGTCGccgtcgtcgacgaggaggagggagatgaagACGGCGGCGGGTTCACCTTCCCGGCCCTGCCGTTCGCGGCGGACGGGAGCATCGTGCCCGTGTACCCCATCTTCGGCCGGCCCCCGTCCCCGCCGtccccgccggcgccggagacggcCACCGTGCGGCTGCCGCTGGGGCGGCTCCTGCTGGAGGAGCGCGACTTCCGCGCGAGGCAGAGGGACGCGGaacggccgccgccggcgccgccggacgAGGAGGGCGGCGAGCTGGAGGGCGTGGCGCCGGAGAGCTACTGCCTCTGGGCGCCCGGGCAGTCCGCTCCGGCGTCCCCACGGGTGTGCCGGAAGAGCGGCTCCACGGGGTCGGTCCTCCGGTGGCGCAGCATCAGCGACCGCTTCGTGGGCCGGAGCCACAGCGACGGCAAGGAGAAATTCGTCTTCTTGAGCGCTGGCTCAGGGTCAGGGCCTCCCAAGCAGGACGAGAAAGGAGATAGCGGCAGGAAAGACGACGGCGCTGTCAGCGTCGGTGACCGTGGACGGAGTTATTACAGCAAaggtgcaggaggaggaggcggcggcggcggcgctgctggccgGAGGAGATCGTATCTACCGTACAAGCAAGAACTTGTCGGGCTGTTCGCCAACGTCAGTGGGTTACGGCGGAGCTATCCCCCGTTTTAA